One Alteromonas sp. KC3 DNA segment encodes these proteins:
- the wcaK gene encoding colanic acid biosynthesis pyruvyl transferase WcaK, translated as MKILIIGNHTCGNRGDGAILRGLIQELESQIPNVDLTLVSRFPTSSEFLLSRPFVKDWLYKYQKYSGGIVAKVKNKLHKPALLERLISSAKNTEVHDRLPPEFKAYIEEIKQYDCVVQVGGSFFVDLYGTGQFHHSLCVLAANKPLYFMGHSVGPFENQKFCEVAELVFSKTKVLGLRESVSKKLLEDKFSLPASYVEGADTAWLVRPSKVAIENSAIKTFLSNGNTVAITLRELKPFDKRLGIKQENYERAFADLCNTLIAKGFQILACSTCTGIDGYQKDDRMVAYRVLKQIEDRSKFKVVMDEFNDIELGTVLSECLITIGTRLHSAIISMNFGTPAFALNYEHKSEGIMNQLGLSEFGIPLEQLINGELADKVLDSLEKQEAVKGAVSKAVKNEKDRAASMIARLHSSNR; from the coding sequence ATGAAAATTTTAATTATTGGAAATCACACATGTGGCAATAGGGGCGATGGCGCAATTTTGAGAGGGCTTATTCAAGAGCTAGAAAGCCAGATACCCAACGTTGATCTGACACTTGTCTCTCGCTTTCCTACCAGTTCTGAGTTTTTGTTATCACGTCCATTTGTTAAAGATTGGCTTTACAAATACCAAAAATATTCAGGTGGCATTGTTGCCAAAGTCAAAAATAAGCTTCATAAGCCAGCGTTATTAGAAAGGTTAATTTCGTCAGCTAAAAATACAGAAGTGCACGACAGGTTACCCCCTGAGTTCAAGGCATATATAGAAGAAATAAAGCAATACGATTGTGTCGTACAAGTTGGTGGTTCGTTTTTTGTTGATTTATACGGAACAGGGCAGTTTCATCACTCGTTATGTGTACTAGCAGCGAACAAGCCACTTTATTTTATGGGACACTCGGTTGGCCCATTTGAAAACCAAAAGTTCTGTGAAGTTGCAGAGTTAGTATTTAGCAAAACAAAAGTGTTAGGTCTTAGAGAGTCCGTGAGCAAAAAACTATTGGAAGATAAGTTTTCTTTGCCTGCCTCTTACGTGGAGGGTGCTGATACTGCGTGGTTAGTAAGGCCAAGCAAAGTCGCTATTGAAAACAGCGCAATAAAAACATTTCTTTCAAATGGTAATACCGTCGCAATTACATTGCGTGAGCTTAAGCCATTTGATAAAAGGCTCGGAATAAAACAAGAGAACTATGAAAGGGCGTTCGCTGATCTATGTAATACTCTCATTGCAAAGGGATTTCAAATTTTAGCCTGCTCCACATGTACGGGTATAGACGGGTATCAGAAAGATGATCGGATGGTTGCTTACAGAGTACTAAAGCAGATAGAAGATAGGAGCAAATTCAAAGTAGTAATGGATGAGTTTAATGATATAGAGCTGGGAACGGTCCTTAGTGAATGTTTAATCACTATAGGTACTCGTCTTCACAGTGCCATTATCTCTATGAATTTCGGCACACCCGCGTTTGCGCTCAATTATGAGCATAAATCTGAAGGAATTATGAACCAACTCGGTTTATCTGAATTTGGCATACCTTTGGAGCAGCTAATTAATGGTGAACTTGCAGACAAAGTGTTAGACTCTTTAGAAAAGCAGGAAGCCGTCAAGGGTGCCGTTTCAAAAGCAGTGAAAAACGAGAAAGACAGAGCGGCATCAATGATCGCACGGCTTCATAGCTCCAACAGGTAG
- a CDS encoding PEP-CTERM sorting domain-containing protein (PEP-CTERM proteins occur, often in large numbers, in the proteomes of bacteria that also encode an exosortase, a predicted intramembrane cysteine proteinase. The presence of a PEP-CTERM domain at a protein's C-terminus predicts cleavage within the sorting domain, followed by covalent anchoring to some some component of the (usually Gram-negative) cell surface. Many PEP-CTERM proteins exhibit an unusual sequence composition that includes large numbers of potential glycosylation sites. Expression of one such protein has been shown restore the ability of a bacterium to form floc, a type of biofilm.) has translation MKFIKQALITAALCFSSVANASFVNFDDYTFSSWGNQTKTGTQVVSDNGSTVTISGNRWVDILHGVTLTSSSILKFTIEATGLNAELYGIGFETDDTYTYGSIDNFVFVGGTQIAKITRENPLTAFGSYASGDGAVDFTIDVGNYITGLFDRMVFVLDNDKNQSGSFVSFSNVQVCDNALVCQTLDFGSTPIPEPTHLGLLAMALMVLYSSRRKKMI, from the coding sequence ATGAAGTTTATCAAGCAAGCTCTGATCACAGCGGCACTATGTTTTAGCAGTGTAGCAAATGCGTCCTTCGTTAATTTTGATGATTACACATTTTCAAGCTGGGGTAACCAAACCAAGACCGGTACACAAGTTGTTAGCGACAACGGTAGTACAGTTACAATTAGCGGTAACAGGTGGGTTGATATTCTTCATGGAGTGACGTTAACTAGCTCATCAATTTTAAAATTCACAATAGAAGCGACAGGACTTAATGCAGAGCTTTATGGTATTGGCTTTGAAACAGATGATACATACACGTATGGCAGCATCGATAACTTCGTATTTGTTGGTGGAACACAGATAGCGAAGATTACTCGTGAGAATCCGCTGACAGCTTTTGGCAGCTATGCTAGTGGTGACGGCGCGGTTGATTTTACGATTGATGTAGGCAATTACATCACTGGATTGTTTGACAGAATGGTATTTGTTTTAGATAACGACAAAAACCAGTCAGGTTCTTTCGTTTCGTTTTCAAACGTTCAAGTTTGTGATAATGCACTTGTATGCCAGACATTGGATTTTGGTAGCACACCAATTCCTGAGCCAACTCATTTAGGTTTGCTTGCTATGGCGTTAATGGTCCTTTATTCATCTCGTAGAAAAAAGATGATTTAA
- a CDS encoding O-antigen ligase family protein, translated as MFEGMKVIVGLVSLILVYRTITGNCNKYLAFAICAIWLRFFLSAFHTITYPSLIAGFSINALSSISVAGLGLLLIPTKVFTLRKLLPFYFLFLAIAISGFVNLKIPGTINVLVKWCYFLVLAGAIFLSVRAQGQSETFKKLLVAFFMPVTLQILSILLGEVKATENDGSASYIGGYNHEAAFSMIIVSFVFLVGLTQRNAIKFRTSLFTLSVVLLVLVNYRTAILTILPIAAIFYYSLVEQRLKPSQKAPVLTIVTMVLVLVFVALSVSMQERFADVGTLASNLDLIFKSPMYFSEAEKDIMSARVYIWSQYIDALINSDMVRQLVGFGPESWRGVFDVYAHNTYVSYLYEYGYLGLVTFAYLCIFSLLITLTVSDKRLAKILPLSLIGFLTMNLATMPLWNIEGLIFFAILIGVTLALSTNVPSRVHSVKLSVSTPTE; from the coding sequence ATGTTTGAAGGAATGAAAGTAATAGTTGGGTTGGTAAGCCTTATCTTGGTTTACCGAACTATTACCGGTAACTGCAATAAATATTTGGCCTTTGCGATTTGTGCAATATGGTTGCGCTTCTTTTTATCTGCATTTCATACCATCACGTACCCTTCACTCATCGCCGGCTTTTCTATTAATGCGCTCTCTAGTATATCAGTAGCGGGCCTCGGTTTATTACTCATTCCCACCAAAGTGTTTACGCTTCGCAAGTTGCTGCCTTTTTATTTTCTATTTTTAGCAATCGCAATAAGCGGGTTTGTTAACCTTAAAATACCGGGCACAATCAATGTGTTGGTGAAGTGGTGTTATTTTCTGGTTCTCGCGGGCGCTATCTTTCTTTCGGTGCGCGCTCAGGGACAATCCGAAACCTTCAAGAAATTGCTAGTTGCCTTCTTCATGCCAGTGACACTTCAAATATTGTCCATTCTTTTAGGTGAAGTGAAAGCTACCGAAAATGATGGGTCGGCAAGTTACATCGGCGGCTACAATCACGAAGCGGCTTTTTCCATGATTATTGTGAGCTTCGTGTTTTTAGTTGGTCTTACTCAAAGAAATGCCATTAAGTTTCGCACATCACTATTTACACTTTCTGTTGTATTGCTTGTGTTAGTAAATTATCGAACAGCCATACTTACTATTTTACCTATAGCAGCAATATTCTATTACTCGCTGGTTGAACAACGCCTAAAACCATCACAGAAAGCGCCAGTTTTAACGATAGTTACAATGGTATTAGTACTGGTGTTTGTCGCTCTGTCAGTGTCAATGCAAGAGCGGTTTGCTGATGTGGGTACACTGGCTTCTAATCTAGATCTCATTTTTAAATCTCCCATGTATTTCAGTGAAGCTGAGAAGGACATAATGTCCGCACGCGTTTATATCTGGAGTCAGTATATCGATGCACTCATTAATTCAGATATGGTGAGACAGTTGGTTGGCTTTGGGCCAGAGTCATGGCGAGGTGTTTTTGATGTGTATGCGCACAATACGTACGTTTCATACCTTTATGAATATGGTTATCTTGGGTTAGTCACCTTCGCTTATTTGTGTATATTTTCGCTGCTAATCACACTCACTGTTTCGGACAAACGGTTAGCCAAGATTTTACCTTTATCACTCATAGGATTTTTAACAATGAACCTAGCAACTATGCCGCTATGGAACATTGAAGGCTTAATATTTTTCGCAATTTTAATCGGCGTGACATTGGCGCTTTCTACTAATGTGCCGTCTCGAGTTCACTCAGTTAAATTATCAGTATCCACTCCCACGGAATAG
- a CDS encoding right-handed parallel beta-helix repeat-containing protein, with translation MSRFLTKPTHSQVALIALVLTCLISCTSINTVSTPEVKGRQSGELLQIYLAEHASTETTSIISALKRYKGPEQVELLVKQYQAHIASLYSSGVLQYGLRGAKSAKSAALSSLTPEEATAIFALYPIDSAKWIKLLAAHSQLTKHEIAESAITAGLDPSRVFTATASGMPNTVTPLIHSLGIVIYGQDETSTNTVRFKSASQSTWIDALPLSWEPVFGSFAGSIVYLEPNTLYDIEVTVHNSDNQVQVYRFQEATQPNTPPIDPNKIYFLSDIYDGGQLDLEALNIQGSPIGYAKIIGDGPVIDAGNEFTSAVHLGSQSYVVLENLTVRGGLRYGIHAKKAHHIWISGCDVAEFGRVAGDIRDNIAYSSPTANSPINYDSGIYLERSGIAVIEECDIHSPNLGSNHWGDGHPKGANALQVWAYHDDESLRGQMIVRNNRFYGTHEHRFNDVVEGRLNFERRGGFVRDSAIYGNYFAYANDDLIEIDGGQQNVLVYDNEMEQGYAGISIAPNMLGPSFIFHNTVRNLGDERGKQWTAIKAGGLISKPAGQTLIFENFISGVRNGIAGSKVNDDTTFWITSKNNVYLTENTGYSVGYCIFDQEKYYLSSSTNDLCFNNTTMDIRYEFNFDRIIAHPLSTDSTYSEFIRQAGFESFDIDESFKIPNISDGPHTSPLTSPSPTEWRLETTLDNISALPTQYEYGSVLMDGQRTITLTGNNWQAIPVNQTISPTTMLELELSLEGEPEIVGIGFETELDVDSASVVRFSGSQVWGIDGTSTFDETSQNISFPIGRFVTGNIQYIILVLDNDKAQPSDNDNAVTFSNITLKNE, from the coding sequence ATGAGCCGCTTTCTTACCAAACCCACTCATAGCCAAGTTGCGCTTATCGCATTAGTGCTTACATGTTTAATCTCATGTACCTCTATTAACACTGTTAGCACACCTGAGGTTAAGGGCCGCCAATCAGGTGAACTGTTGCAGATTTATCTAGCCGAGCATGCTAGCACAGAAACAACGTCAATCATTAGTGCGCTAAAGCGCTACAAAGGACCCGAGCAAGTTGAACTGCTTGTGAAACAATATCAGGCTCACATCGCCTCACTCTACAGTTCGGGGGTTTTACAATATGGATTAAGAGGCGCGAAGTCTGCAAAAAGCGCGGCGCTTTCTTCGCTTACACCTGAGGAAGCAACCGCCATTTTTGCGCTTTATCCTATAGATTCCGCGAAATGGATTAAACTTCTTGCAGCTCACTCACAGCTGACTAAGCACGAAATTGCTGAGTCAGCAATAACCGCTGGTCTCGACCCGTCTAGGGTGTTTACTGCAACAGCTTCAGGCATGCCGAACACTGTTACACCGCTTATACACTCTCTGGGGATTGTGATATACGGTCAAGATGAAACCAGCACAAACACCGTGCGCTTTAAGAGCGCTTCACAATCCACTTGGATTGATGCGCTTCCATTGTCTTGGGAACCTGTATTCGGCAGCTTTGCAGGAAGCATCGTGTACCTGGAACCAAACACGCTATACGACATTGAAGTTACTGTTCATAATAGCGACAACCAAGTGCAAGTATATCGCTTTCAAGAAGCTACTCAACCAAACACTCCACCAATAGATCCCAACAAAATATATTTTCTTTCTGACATTTACGATGGTGGTCAACTTGATTTAGAGGCGCTCAACATACAAGGCAGCCCTATTGGTTATGCCAAAATTATTGGTGACGGCCCCGTAATTGATGCTGGTAATGAGTTTACATCGGCGGTTCATCTAGGCTCACAGTCTTATGTGGTTCTTGAAAACCTAACCGTTAGAGGCGGGCTTCGCTATGGTATTCATGCAAAAAAAGCACACCATATTTGGATAAGTGGCTGTGATGTTGCAGAATTTGGACGCGTTGCAGGCGATATTAGAGACAATATTGCCTATAGTAGTCCTACTGCAAACTCTCCCATAAATTACGACTCAGGTATTTACTTAGAACGCAGTGGTATTGCAGTTATAGAAGAGTGTGACATACACAGCCCCAACCTAGGCTCAAATCACTGGGGCGACGGTCACCCGAAAGGTGCAAATGCGCTTCAAGTTTGGGCATATCACGATGATGAATCTCTACGGGGGCAAATGATTGTCAGAAACAATCGTTTCTACGGTACACATGAGCACCGATTTAATGACGTTGTAGAAGGAAGATTGAATTTCGAAAGACGTGGGGGCTTCGTAAGAGACTCTGCTATTTACGGCAACTATTTTGCCTATGCCAACGACGATTTAATCGAGATAGATGGTGGTCAACAGAACGTATTGGTATATGACAATGAGATGGAGCAAGGCTATGCAGGTATTAGCATTGCGCCCAACATGCTGGGACCTAGTTTCATCTTTCACAATACTGTTCGCAATCTCGGTGATGAACGGGGCAAGCAATGGACAGCGATAAAAGCTGGCGGTCTGATATCGAAGCCTGCAGGACAAACCTTAATATTTGAGAACTTCATTAGCGGCGTTAGAAATGGAATTGCTGGCTCCAAAGTAAATGATGACACGACATTTTGGATAACTTCGAAAAATAATGTTTATTTGACTGAAAATACCGGGTATTCGGTTGGCTACTGCATTTTCGATCAAGAAAAATATTACTTAAGCTCAAGTACCAATGACCTGTGCTTCAATAATACAACCATGGATATTAGATACGAATTTAACTTCGACCGTATTATTGCGCACCCCCTGTCAACAGATAGTACATACAGCGAGTTTATTCGTCAGGCTGGTTTTGAGTCTTTCGACATCGATGAGTCGTTTAAAATACCCAACATTAGCGATGGGCCACATACGTCACCATTAACGTCACCTTCTCCAACAGAATGGCGTTTAGAGACCACTTTAGACAACATTTCTGCTTTGCCAACGCAATATGAATACGGCTCAGTTTTAATGGACGGCCAGCGCACAATCACGCTTACCGGCAATAACTGGCAGGCTATTCCAGTAAATCAAACCATTAGTCCTACAACAATGCTTGAACTTGAACTCTCACTAGAGGGAGAACCCGAAATTGTGGGGATTGGCTTTGAAACAGAACTTGATGTGGACAGCGCTAGTGTCGTCAGGTTTTCTGGGTCGCAAGTTTGGGGAATCGATGGGACATCAACGTTTGATGAAACAAGTCAGAATATATCGTTCCCTATTGGACGCTTCGTCACAGGTAACATTCAATACATTATCCTTGTGCTCGATAATGATAAGGCCCAACCCTCTGACAACGATAACGCTGTAACGTTTAGCAATATAACGCTTAAAAACGAATAG
- a CDS encoding glycosyltransferase family 4 protein, with product MKICAIGLRGIPDVMGGIESHCQQLYPKMVKNGADVTVIARSPYVEGKKYEYQGVKVISLWAIQHTLLETFVHTFFAILYARIFVRPDIVHLHAIGPALFSPLARLLGMKVMVTHHGADYNRQKWSPFAKKVLKFGEKMAVTFANRVLVVGRTLTSALREEYPSYAEKISFVPNGMLPRFTGEISSNHLPSELELTPQHYILTVGRLVPEKGFHDLVDAFVQSNSELKLVIVGDTDHHSTYSNKLREAATDNVIFANRRGGDELKALYQHAKVFVLPSYHEGLPIVALEAISAGCPVLLSDISPNIDIEAPKDCYFPVGNVYELSKKLSGLDELNLTLNRSDYLEKYDWESISDVTFGYVDGLKA from the coding sequence ATGAAGATTTGTGCAATTGGTTTGCGAGGTATCCCTGATGTAATGGGAGGCATAGAGTCTCACTGTCAACAGTTATATCCAAAGATGGTAAAAAATGGTGCTGATGTGACAGTCATTGCACGGTCCCCTTATGTTGAGGGTAAAAAGTACGAATACCAAGGCGTTAAGGTAATTAGTTTGTGGGCAATTCAGCACACGCTATTAGAAACGTTTGTCCACACATTTTTTGCAATCCTCTATGCAAGGATTTTTGTAAGGCCAGACATTGTGCATCTGCATGCAATAGGACCTGCGTTATTCTCACCCCTTGCACGACTATTGGGCATGAAAGTGATGGTGACTCACCATGGTGCTGATTACAACCGTCAGAAATGGAGCCCATTCGCTAAGAAGGTTTTGAAATTCGGCGAAAAAATGGCTGTAACATTTGCCAATAGAGTATTGGTAGTAGGTCGCACGCTAACTAGTGCCTTAAGAGAGGAATATCCATCGTACGCCGAGAAAATAAGCTTTGTGCCAAATGGTATGTTGCCGCGTTTTACAGGTGAAATTTCAAGTAATCACCTTCCAAGTGAACTAGAGCTTACGCCGCAACACTATATTCTTACGGTAGGAAGACTGGTGCCAGAAAAGGGCTTTCATGACTTAGTCGATGCATTTGTTCAATCAAACAGTGAATTAAAGCTGGTGATAGTGGGTGATACTGACCACCATAGCACTTATTCCAACAAGTTGAGGGAAGCTGCAACCGACAATGTGATTTTTGCTAACCGTCGGGGTGGAGATGAATTAAAAGCCCTTTATCAGCATGCAAAGGTTTTTGTCTTGCCTTCTTATCACGAGGGTTTGCCTATCGTAGCGCTTGAGGCAATCAGCGCAGGGTGCCCTGTTTTGCTAAGTGATATTTCACCTAATATCGATATTGAAGCGCCAAAAGATTGCTACTTTCCCGTAGGCAATGTTTACGAGCTGTCAAAAAAGCTCTCTGGTCTTGATGAGCTCAACCTCACACTAAATCGCAGCGATTATTTAGAAAAGTACGACTGGGAAAGTATTTCAGATGTCACATTCGGCTATGTAGATGGCTTGAAAGCGTAG
- a CDS encoding oligosaccharide flippase family protein → MSRLIKATSWTSISTIVNLSLTMLQLAILVRILAPSVFGQFAVVNLILEIFVAFALGGISNFLIYKSDVDEKTSNAIYFLALAIGAIFSGLLYILAPFIATQFGYGAIVQELRLATILLVISSLSSQYQAVGMKHFEHQTIAQIDIAAKIGSFIFAITNAELELLCLVGAVVVYQVLRLIGFIIFLGKHVKLSHHVDTSVYREAFSYGIFDFGSQSLNIVRKQLDVMILAITLPAAQMGVYHVVKQLASRPAQALQPVVGKVALPAFAEVKQVKQTLQRVYQDFYILQLFILALIYVPIIIFSDLVLVLVFGESYGEYSWVLSCLAAFWFVRVASSNLVGPLVQATGMTKRNFMWNIALLIPNTIVIYTSSQFGVLSLVASMAVFQLILFPFVSYYFIAHIANVPFIYSAKNMAWIVVLFALPLIIFKYFAIPMIPEIFLVQEAAVACVSGIVAFAVFLYTKGPKQSLIRVKGF, encoded by the coding sequence GTGAGTAGACTTATTAAGGCGACATCGTGGACTTCCATTTCTACGATAGTAAATCTATCTTTAACCATGCTGCAATTAGCAATATTGGTTAGAATTCTTGCGCCAAGTGTTTTTGGTCAGTTTGCAGTAGTAAACTTAATTCTCGAAATATTTGTCGCTTTTGCCCTCGGTGGAATTTCAAACTTTCTAATCTATAAAAGTGATGTGGACGAAAAAACGTCTAACGCAATTTATTTTCTTGCCCTTGCTATAGGGGCTATCTTTAGCGGGTTGTTATATATCTTAGCGCCATTTATTGCGACGCAATTTGGCTATGGCGCTATTGTCCAAGAACTCCGACTAGCCACCATTTTACTTGTTATTTCTTCACTATCTTCTCAATATCAAGCCGTAGGGATGAAGCACTTTGAACACCAAACCATCGCTCAAATTGATATTGCTGCAAAGATTGGATCCTTTATTTTTGCAATAACCAACGCAGAGTTAGAGCTATTATGCTTAGTGGGAGCGGTGGTCGTTTATCAGGTTTTACGTTTAATTGGGTTTATCATATTTCTCGGAAAGCATGTAAAGCTCTCACATCACGTTGATACTAGCGTTTACAGAGAAGCCTTTAGTTACGGTATCTTTGATTTTGGCTCTCAGTCACTCAATATTGTCCGAAAACAACTCGACGTAATGATTTTAGCCATCACCTTACCCGCTGCCCAAATGGGGGTTTATCATGTGGTGAAACAACTAGCGAGCCGCCCAGCCCAGGCACTACAGCCAGTTGTAGGCAAGGTGGCGTTGCCAGCATTTGCCGAAGTAAAGCAGGTAAAACAAACCCTACAGCGTGTTTATCAAGATTTCTATATTCTGCAGCTTTTTATTTTAGCGCTGATCTACGTACCGATTATTATCTTTTCTGACTTAGTGTTGGTTCTCGTGTTTGGTGAATCTTACGGGGAATACTCGTGGGTTTTGTCATGCCTGGCAGCGTTTTGGTTTGTGCGCGTGGCAAGTTCAAACCTTGTTGGCCCGCTTGTACAGGCCACTGGAATGACGAAGCGTAACTTTATGTGGAACATCGCGCTTTTGATACCAAATACAATAGTCATTTATACATCATCACAATTTGGCGTTTTATCATTGGTGGCGTCGATGGCAGTGTTTCAGTTGATTTTATTTCCTTTTGTTAGCTACTATTTTATTGCTCATATCGCTAACGTTCCTTTTATCTACTCTGCGAAAAATATGGCCTGGATTGTCGTTCTTTTTGCGCTGCCTCTCATTATTTTTAAATATTTTGCAATTCCGATGATTCCCGAAATCTTTCTTGTGCAAGAGGCCGCTGTCGCTTGCGTGTCGGGTATTGTTGCTTTCGCTGTCTTCCTTTATACCAAAGGACCCAAGCAATCTTTAATCAGAGTAAAAGGATTTTAA
- a CDS encoding glycosyltransferase, protein MSQTFVLNQVRDLKMAGLDVHVLAVNPVDYDNEAVKSLFGDESRHKVTSIFPRTHSKRSYLFMLLGALYCAMSGKRHNLIKLAYGFLSKKNFFLAKDLFCLAWFLKNQKINMDVCIAHFGNNGVVIDHLRRAGLLECKKLLTIFHGYEISRYDQLSIWGEEYGRITGTLLPISEHWKASLVSLGAKEKCIDVVHMGVNINTFSFQNRNLDTPLQILSVARATEKKGLEYAIKAVLSCDIDCRYSIIGDGQLLPSLKAIVCGHPNAHRVNFKGACPPEAVAAELKSTDLFLLPSVEDSKGDKEGIPVSLMEAMASGVIVLSTIHSGIPELIEDGYSGFLVPERNVEAIAAKIKEISVNNNLDVIRKNAREKVEQDFNASLLTDQLVSHVLK, encoded by the coding sequence TTGTCACAGACTTTTGTACTTAATCAGGTTCGAGATCTTAAGATGGCAGGCTTGGACGTGCATGTCTTAGCTGTAAACCCAGTCGATTATGACAATGAAGCGGTCAAGTCGTTATTTGGCGACGAATCTCGCCATAAGGTGACGTCTATTTTCCCTCGAACTCACTCGAAGCGTTCTTATTTGTTCATGTTACTTGGAGCACTCTATTGCGCCATGTCAGGCAAACGACATAATTTAATCAAACTTGCCTACGGCTTTTTGTCTAAAAAGAATTTCTTTTTGGCAAAAGATCTGTTCTGTCTCGCTTGGTTCCTGAAAAACCAAAAAATTAATATGGATGTCTGCATCGCTCACTTTGGAAATAATGGAGTAGTAATTGACCATTTAAGACGGGCAGGCCTTTTAGAATGCAAGAAATTGCTCACTATTTTTCACGGTTATGAAATAAGTCGCTATGACCAATTATCCATTTGGGGTGAGGAGTACGGCCGTATAACGGGCACGCTTTTGCCAATCAGTGAACATTGGAAGGCATCACTAGTTTCCCTTGGTGCAAAAGAAAAATGCATTGATGTCGTTCACATGGGAGTCAATATAAACACGTTCTCATTTCAAAACAGAAACCTTGATACGCCTCTTCAAATACTTTCGGTCGCGCGAGCAACAGAGAAAAAAGGTTTGGAGTACGCAATTAAAGCGGTACTTAGTTGTGATATCGACTGTCGCTATTCAATTATCGGAGACGGTCAGCTACTACCAAGTCTTAAGGCCATTGTATGCGGGCACCCAAATGCGCATAGAGTGAATTTTAAAGGTGCGTGTCCTCCTGAGGCCGTTGCTGCAGAACTTAAATCAACGGATCTTTTTCTTTTGCCATCTGTAGAAGACAGTAAAGGTGATAAAGAGGGAATACCCGTGTCTTTGATGGAGGCAATGGCTAGCGGCGTTATCGTTTTGTCAACAATTCACAGTGGTATTCCAGAGTTAATTGAAGATGGCTATTCGGGCTTTTTAGTTCCAGAACGTAACGTAGAAGCAATAGCAGCAAAAATTAAAGAAATATCAGTAAATAACAATCTTGACGTCATTAGAAAAAACGCAAGGGAAAAGGTCGAGCAGGACTTTAATGCTAGCTTGCTCACTGATCAATTAGTCTCACATGTACTCAAGTAA